The genomic DNA AAGACGCATAAAAAGCTAAAAATAATTGATGAGGAACGCCCGGTTGGTATTCAAATTTATGGTGGAAAACTTGAGTCTATGGTCGAAGCTGCCAGGATTGCCGAGTCGTTTCAACCTGAGTTGATAGATATTAATGCCGGTTGCTGGATCAAAGGAGTTGTAGCCTGTGGTGCAGGTGCAGGTATGATAAAAGACCCGGTAAACATGCAAAGACTTGTGAAAGCTGTGGTAGATTCCGTCGAACTCCCCGTTACTGTTAAAACCAGAATCGGCTGGGATCACGAAAATATAAATATAATTGAAGTTGCTCAGCGACTTGAAGATGCCGGAGTAAAAGCTTTGACCATACATTGCAGAACCAGAAGCATGGGACACAAGGGTGATGCCGATTGGGAATGGATTAACAAAGTGAAGGAAGTTGTGTCGATACCGGTGGCGTTAAACGGGAATGTAATGTCGGCTGAGGATGTTGTAAAAGCGTTTCAGGAAACCACGGCTGATGCAGTAATGATTGCCCGCGGGGCAATCGGTTATCCCTGGATTTTTAAGGATGCCAAGAGGCTGATGAATGGATTACCGATAGAAGATGAGATACCTTATTCAGAAAGAATCAGGGTCTGCCTTAGACATCTTCAACTTGCCACAATGGTAAAAGGTGAAAGGAGAGCCATACTTGAACAAAGGAAGTATTATTCAGGATACCTTAAAGGTTTGGTAAACGCCAGCCATATTCGTCAGGAATTGATGAAAATTCTTGAGTTTTCGCAGGTCGAGGAGCTTCTGTTTGGTTACGAGAGATATCTTTCAGGTCTTGAAAATGCTTATGCAAATGCTCACATCGATTTGAGACAGTAATATGGGAAATGGTAAGCAGGAGTTGATGGCTAAAGTCATTTCATACCTCTTTCTCCCTCCCGTTCTCAACCTTAGCTCATTTTTTTTAATAATTAACAAGTTCGAACCGGAATCAGGGAATTCTCTTCTGATCCTCGGTTACACCTCTCTTTTTTCAGTCGTACTTCCGGTTTTGGTCTTCATTCTTTTCCTGCGCAAGGGCAAAATAGCCGATGCTGACGCGAGAAACAGAACAGAGAGGCACATCCCTTATCTTGTTTTTGCGGCGATCATTCTGGCAGGATATTTCCTGATACCCTGGGCTGGACACGCGACTGAAATAAAAATTTTATTTCTCATCTATCTTGTTAATCTTTTAACTCTCTTTTTTGTAAATTTGCTGTGGAAAATAAGTGCACATACGATGGGTGCCGGAGGACTGATGGCTGTTGTTATTTTGGCACATGGTTTCTGGGGATTGGTGGCACTTCCTGTTGTACTCGCTTTGGGTTGGGCAAGATTTGAATTGAAGTGTCACACACCCGGTCAGATCATAGCCGGTGCGTCACTTGGCGTTTTTAATACATTTATTCTTTTTAAACTAATTCCATTATTATGAATAACGACAAAGAAAACCTTTTACAAATAATTGACAGAATTACCTATCTTTTCGAACTGAAAGGTGAGAATGTTTTCAAGATTAATGCTTTTCGAAAGGCATATTCCATTCTGTCCGGTCTGCAGGAAGACCTTGCACTGATGTTCGAGTCGGGTCAAATGGCTGAATTAAAAGGAATTGGTAAAGGAATTCTTTCAGTGATTGCGGACTATTACAATATGGGTTATTCTTCGGCATTAAGAGAACTGGAAAATGAAGTTCCTCCCGGTCTGATTGAAATTAATCAGATCCGGGGTTTGGGTCCAAAAAAAGCCGTTCAGTTATACTATGATTACGGAGTTACCAGTGTTCAGGTTTTAGAGCAGTTTTGTTTGTCGGGAGAACTTGCCAAGGTCAAGGGTTTTACCGATGCAGGGGCTGAGAAATTGCTCGATCATATAAAAATGTATAAAAAGAATCAGACGCAAATCCGGCTAAATGATGCAACTCGGATTGTAGAAGAAATCGAAGAAGTACTTAAAGAGTGCTCAGGTATCGAACTTTATTCTGTGACAGGGGAATACCGCAGGAATATGGAAGTGATATCAGTTATCGAGTTCGTAATACTCACCCAGGATCAGCAAAAAGTGCTTGAACAGTTAAAGGAAAAACTTGGCTTGCCTGACCTTTCATACTCTGAAGAAACAAATTATGGCGGCAGAGTGAAAATAATGTTTCATCAGGAAATGAGCCAGCATTTTTTCTTTGATACTCTTTATGAGACTACAGGTTCGAAGGATTTTGTTGAAAAATACCGCGTGACTGAGTCAAAATCCGGCGAATTCAATTCCGAAGTTGATATTTTTCAGAAACTCGGTTTGAGCTATATTTCTCCGGAAATGAGGGAACGGGAGTATCTGCCGTTCATTGATGATTCAAGATTTTCCATTTCAACACTCGCTCTCGAGGATTTTAAGGGATGTTTCCATTTCCACACCAACTATTCAGACGGGTCGAATACCCTGAGTGAGATGGTTACAGCCGCTTCTGCACTCGGTTATGAGTATTTCGCTGTCTGTGATCACAGCAAAGCTTCTTTTCAAGCCAACGGGTTAAGAGAAGACAGGGTCTTTGTCCAAAAGGATGAAATATCAAATGTTGCCACCACACTCGGGAAGAACATTTTTCACGGAATCGAAGCAGATATTCTCAAAGATGGCAGTCTTGATTATGGA from Bacteroidota bacterium includes the following:
- the dusB gene encoding tRNA dihydrouridine synthase DusB, with product MFRVGPVEIDKALLLAPMEDVTDISYRLVCRELGADVVYTEFVNAEGIIRKNEKTHKKLKIIDEERPVGIQIYGGKLESMVEAARIAESFQPELIDINAGCWIKGVVACGAGAGMIKDPVNMQRLVKAVVDSVELPVTVKTRIGWDHENINIIEVAQRLEDAGVKALTIHCRTRSMGHKGDADWEWINKVKEVVSIPVALNGNVMSAEDVVKAFQETTADAVMIARGAIGYPWIFKDAKRLMNGLPIEDEIPYSERIRVCLRHLQLATMVKGERRAILEQRKYYSGYLKGLVNASHIRQELMKILEFSQVEELLFGYERYLSGLENAYANAHIDLRQ
- the polX gene encoding DNA polymerase/3'-5' exonuclease PolX, translated to MNNDKENLLQIIDRITYLFELKGENVFKINAFRKAYSILSGLQEDLALMFESGQMAELKGIGKGILSVIADYYNMGYSSALRELENEVPPGLIEINQIRGLGPKKAVQLYYDYGVTSVQVLEQFCLSGELAKVKGFTDAGAEKLLDHIKMYKKNQTQIRLNDATRIVEEIEEVLKECSGIELYSVTGEYRRNMEVISVIEFVILTQDQQKVLEQLKEKLGLPDLSYSEETNYGGRVKIMFHQEMSQHFFFDTLYETTGSKDFVEKYRVTESKSGEFNSEVDIFQKLGLSYISPEMREREYLPFIDDSRFSISTLALEDFKGCFHFHTNYSDGSNTLSEMVTAASALGYEYFAVCDHSKASFQANGLREDRVFVQKDEISNVATTLGKNIFHGIEADILKDGSLDYGDEFLNNFDFVVASIHSRFSLNREEMTARIIRAIENPHTDVLGHPSGRILLERPEYEADYEKIIDACLANGVAIEINASAYRLDMDWRRLFIARDKGCNFSINPDAHSTSQLSSVMYGIKIAKKAGMQKDEIINCYSLEKFKEFIGRK